A region from the Agarivorans sp. Alg241-V36 genome encodes:
- a CDS encoding urea amidolyase associated protein UAAP1 gives MNQNISQEPIYQEVINGAAHWSVTVPAGKTLRFTNPEGASNVSLLFYNPKDLLERYNAPDTLKCQHTFKLTKGNCLYSDMGRVFCSITRDDTAWIDSVGGLANKQKVAEKWGERSYQTQGNLWLQNGYDAMLVELAKYGLGKRDMAANLNLFSKVAADAEGNLQFEPGASKAGDVIELRFEMDTLVLMTTCPHPMNPASEYPNHGVEVAMLEADPVSEDDYCRNFRPENGRGFENTERYRCVSQASTCCEA, from the coding sequence ATGAATCAAAATATTTCCCAAGAGCCTATTTACCAAGAAGTAATAAACGGTGCCGCGCATTGGTCGGTAACCGTGCCTGCAGGTAAAACCTTGCGTTTTACCAACCCTGAAGGGGCTTCAAACGTAAGCCTATTGTTTTATAACCCAAAAGATTTGTTAGAGCGTTATAACGCGCCCGATACCCTTAAATGCCAGCACACCTTTAAACTCACTAAAGGTAATTGCTTGTACTCCGATATGGGTCGTGTGTTCTGTTCTATTACCCGTGACGATACCGCTTGGATAGACAGCGTAGGCGGCTTAGCTAACAAACAAAAAGTCGCCGAAAAATGGGGCGAGCGCAGCTACCAAACTCAAGGCAATTTGTGGTTACAAAATGGCTACGACGCCATGCTGGTCGAGCTAGCTAAATATGGCTTAGGCAAACGTGATATGGCAGCGAATCTCAACCTATTTAGTAAGGTGGCAGCCGATGCTGAAGGCAACCTACAGTTTGAGCCAGGCGCTAGCAAAGCGGGGGATGTTATCGAGCTGCGTTTCGAAATGGACACCCTAGTGCTTATGACCACCTGCCCACATCCTATGAATCCTGCTAGCGAATACCCCAACCATGGTGTTGAAGTAGCCATGTTGGAAGCTGATCCCGTGAGCGAAGACGACTATTGCAGAAACTTTAGACCAGAGAATGGTCGTGGTTTTGAAAATACCGAACGCTACCGCTGTGTTAGCCAAGCTAGCACTTGTTGTGAAGCTTAG
- a CDS encoding urea amidolyase associated protein UAAP2 — translation MIKESDLQAEQASQRNVVPAGDYYMQELKAGQTLRILDLEGNQAADTLFFSTADPSERYSAMDTIREQGNVYLTAGTKLLSNLGREMLTITADTCGRHDTLGGACATESNTVRYSLDKKCMHACRDSWLLAVAENDQYGLTKRDITHNINFFMNVPITAAGGLTFEDGISGAGKYVEMRAEMDVIVLMSNCPQLNNPCNGYNPTPVEMLIWDAV, via the coding sequence ATGATCAAAGAAAGTGATTTACAAGCAGAACAAGCCAGCCAGCGAAACGTAGTTCCAGCAGGTGACTATTACATGCAGGAGCTCAAGGCCGGTCAAACTCTGCGAATTTTAGACTTAGAAGGTAACCAAGCTGCTGATACTTTGTTTTTTAGCACAGCAGATCCTAGTGAGCGGTACAGCGCCATGGATACTATTCGAGAGCAAGGCAATGTTTACTTAACAGCAGGCACAAAATTGTTGTCAAACTTAGGCCGTGAAATGCTCACCATTACTGCCGATACTTGTGGTCGTCACGATACCTTAGGCGGCGCTTGTGCCACCGAAAGTAATACCGTGCGTTACTCGCTAGATAAGAAATGCATGCACGCTTGTCGTGATAGCTGGTTGCTGGCCGTTGCCGAAAACGATCAATACGGCTTAACCAAACGCGATATTACCCACAACATTAATTTCTTTATGAACGTGCCAATTACTGCAGCTGGTGGTTTAACCTTTGAAGACGGCATTAGCGGCGCAGGTAAGTATGTAGAAATGCGCGCCGAAATGGACGTAATTGTTTTAATGTCTAACTGCCCGCAGTTAAACAACCCTTGTAACGGCTACAACCCAACGCCAGTAGAAATGTTGATTTGGGATGCAGTTTAA
- a CDS encoding putative urea ABC transporter substrate-binding protein → MLKLIKSPLRTLAVAATIVSASALSIASAQADDKPTYKLAWTIYVGWMPWDYGAASGIVDKWADKYDINIEVVQVNDYIESINQYTAGGFDATVMTNMDALTIPAASGVDSTALIVGDFSNGNDGVVLKGDKTLADIKGEKVNLVELSVSHYLLARALESVDLKERDIKVENTSDADLVAAFTTSDVTAVTTWNPLLSEIISMPDTNMVFDSSKIPGEIIDLLVVNTDTLKQDPKLGKALTGAWYEIMATMSGDDEAATKARAFMAEASGTDLAGYDAQLASTKMFYQAEDAVDFTNSATLKSTMAKVAEFSHHHGLLGEGAPDASFIGIETPSGVYGDSSNVKLRFTAEYMDMAADGKL, encoded by the coding sequence ATGTTAAAACTAATTAAATCTCCACTCCGTACTTTGGCCGTAGCAGCCACCATCGTTAGCGCCAGCGCGCTTAGTATTGCATCTGCTCAAGCAGACGATAAACCAACTTATAAACTCGCTTGGACAATCTATGTAGGTTGGATGCCGTGGGATTATGGAGCAGCCTCGGGCATTGTTGATAAGTGGGCCGACAAATACGATATCAATATCGAAGTAGTGCAGGTGAATGACTACATCGAATCAATTAACCAATACACCGCCGGTGGTTTTGATGCCACAGTAATGACCAACATGGACGCACTAACTATTCCAGCAGCCAGTGGTGTTGATTCAACAGCACTTATTGTTGGCGATTTTTCTAATGGTAACGACGGTGTTGTACTCAAAGGTGATAAAACTCTTGCCGACATTAAAGGCGAAAAAGTTAACTTAGTAGAGTTAAGTGTTTCGCATTACTTGTTAGCACGAGCATTAGAATCGGTTGATTTGAAAGAACGCGACATTAAAGTTGAAAACACCTCAGACGCTGATTTAGTTGCCGCATTTACCACTTCAGATGTTACCGCTGTTACCACCTGGAACCCGCTATTAAGTGAAATTATTTCAATGCCAGACACCAACATGGTGTTCGACTCATCTAAGATCCCTGGCGAAATTATCGACTTACTAGTAGTTAATACCGATACCCTTAAGCAAGACCCTAAACTGGGTAAAGCCTTAACCGGCGCTTGGTATGAAATTATGGCAACTATGTCGGGCGACGACGAAGCAGCGACTAAAGCACGTGCGTTTATGGCTGAAGCTTCAGGTACTGACTTAGCCGGTTACGATGCGCAATTAGCCTCAACTAAAATGTTCTACCAAGCTGAAGATGCCGTTGATTTCACCAACAGCGCAACCCTAAAAAGCACCATGGCTAAAGTAGCCGAGTTTTCGCACCATCACGGTCTGTTAGGTGAAGGCGCGCCAGATGCTAGCTTTATCGGTATCGAAACTCCATCAGGTGTGTATGGCGATTCAAGTAACGTAAAACTTCGCTTTACAGCCGAGTACATGGACATGGCTGCTGACGGCAAACTATAA
- the atzF gene encoding allophanate hydrolase produces MTKSTYTISQLREAYLSKQFSAKQYLQQKLAAVKSDSNNCWISTISEQQLADYLEGLAQQDIADLPLYGVPFAIKDNIDLDQLPTTAGCKEYSYQPSDSAFVVKQLIAAGAVPLGKTNLDQFATGLVGTRSPWGAVKNSFDPSMISGGSSSGSAVSVALGQVCFSLGTDTAGSGRVPAALNNILGLKATKGLLSCSGVVPACKSLDCVTLFAHTSDDLNVLLDVAGQYDEEDCYARPNQTSNQAQHYQPLQELTSLKIGVPKASDLAFFDNPETEKLFKQSLKQLERLGAELVELDFEPFLAAAKLLYEGPWVAERYAAIQDFFEKDPSQCLPVIQTIIGSATKHKAVDAFKAFYQLQAYKVVCDQLVNQVDAIVTPTAGSTYSIAQLQEDPIQLNSNMGYYTNFMNLLDYSAVAVPAGFYQNQQGNTHSFGITLFSDAYCDRKILSMAALIQQDNGFSLGASKQALPALQTPASIEDDYMELAVCGAHLSGLPLNGQLTERAGQLVKATQSAAKYKLYALAGGPPVRPGMIRDEENGVAIAVEVWRLPKQHLGSFLQGIPHPLGLGKIELSDGTWVNSFICEGYATNTAKDVSEFAGWRAYLASL; encoded by the coding sequence ATGACGAAAAGTACTTATACTATTTCACAACTACGCGAGGCTTACCTAAGCAAACAGTTTAGCGCTAAGCAGTATTTACAGCAGAAGTTAGCGGCCGTAAAAAGCGATAGCAACAACTGTTGGATCTCAACAATTAGCGAACAGCAGTTAGCCGACTACTTAGAAGGTTTAGCGCAGCAAGACATTGCCGATTTACCTTTATATGGTGTGCCGTTTGCCATTAAAGACAACATTGATTTAGACCAACTGCCAACCACTGCTGGTTGTAAAGAATACAGCTACCAACCCAGCGACAGCGCCTTTGTGGTTAAGCAATTAATTGCCGCCGGCGCAGTGCCACTAGGTAAAACTAACCTAGACCAGTTTGCCACTGGCTTAGTAGGCACGCGTAGCCCTTGGGGAGCGGTAAAAAACAGTTTTGATCCAAGCATGATTTCTGGTGGTTCTAGCTCAGGCAGCGCAGTAAGTGTTGCCTTGGGGCAAGTGTGTTTCTCCTTAGGTACCGACACTGCTGGATCTGGCCGAGTGCCAGCGGCGCTAAACAACATACTAGGGCTTAAAGCTACCAAAGGTTTGCTTAGTTGCAGTGGTGTAGTGCCAGCCTGTAAAAGCCTAGATTGTGTCACCTTATTTGCTCATACCAGTGACGACTTAAACGTGCTGCTGGATGTAGCAGGCCAGTACGACGAAGAGGATTGCTATGCAAGGCCAAACCAAACCAGCAATCAAGCTCAGCACTATCAACCTTTACAAGAGTTAACCTCACTTAAAATTGGTGTGCCTAAAGCCAGTGACCTGGCGTTTTTTGATAACCCAGAAACAGAAAAGTTGTTCAAGCAAAGCTTAAAGCAGCTAGAGCGCCTAGGTGCAGAGTTAGTTGAGTTAGATTTTGAACCCTTTTTAGCCGCAGCTAAATTGCTGTATGAAGGCCCATGGGTTGCCGAGCGTTATGCGGCTATTCAAGACTTCTTTGAAAAAGATCCCAGCCAATGTTTACCGGTTATTCAAACCATTATTGGCAGCGCCACTAAACATAAAGCGGTAGACGCCTTTAAAGCCTTTTATCAACTGCAAGCCTATAAAGTGGTTTGTGATCAGCTAGTAAACCAAGTAGATGCCATTGTTACCCCTACTGCGGGTAGCACTTACAGCATTGCCCAGTTGCAAGAAGATCCCATTCAACTTAACTCCAACATGGGTTACTACACCAACTTTATGAACTTGCTCGACTACAGCGCGGTTGCGGTACCTGCTGGCTTTTACCAAAACCAGCAAGGTAATACCCACAGCTTTGGTATTACCCTGTTTAGCGATGCTTATTGTGACAGAAAGATCCTCAGCATGGCGGCGCTTATTCAACAAGACAATGGCTTTAGTTTAGGGGCTAGCAAGCAAGCTTTACCGGCACTGCAAACCCCTGCAAGCATAGAAGATGATTACATGGAACTGGCAGTGTGCGGTGCCCACTTGTCGGGTTTACCGCTTAACGGTCAGCTAACCGAGCGAGCAGGGCAGTTAGTTAAAGCTACCCAAAGTGCCGCCAAATATAAACTCTATGCACTGGCTGGTGGACCACCAGTACGCCCCGGAATGATTCGTGATGAAGAAAACGGCGTAGCCATAGCGGTAGAGGTTTGGCGTTTACCTAAACAACACCTTGGCAGTTTTTTACAAGGCATCCCGCACCCATTGGGTTTAGGCAAAATAGAACTAAGTGACGGCACTTGGGTAAACAGCTTTATTTGTGAAGGCTACGCCACCAACACCGCAAAAGATGTAAGCGAATTTGCTGGCTGGCGCGCTTACCTTGCCAGCCTATAG
- a CDS encoding ABC transporter ATP-binding protein, protein MSTPIIQAVDVWKEYGDNVVLERLNLSVEEGEFVSIVGASGCGKSTFLNLMLGNETVSRGKLLLNGEPLPNEPGPERGIVFQKYSVFPHLTAVQNVMLSDVFAQAPILASLFGKAKQQAYSQAMAMLDKVGLTEAAHKYPTEMSGGMQQRLAIAQALMKKPKILLLDEPFGALDPGIRKDMHKLVHQLWQEHKLTIFMITHDLSEGFSLGNRLWVFDKHRHDAQQPERFGAQVTFDIPISKGSDATRFSEEMKPIIDKSVA, encoded by the coding sequence ATGAGCACTCCAATTATTCAAGCTGTAGACGTTTGGAAAGAATACGGCGACAACGTAGTGCTAGAGCGCTTAAACCTAAGTGTTGAAGAAGGCGAGTTTGTTAGCATTGTGGGCGCATCTGGTTGTGGTAAATCTACCTTTCTCAACTTGATGCTAGGTAACGAAACGGTAAGCCGCGGCAAGCTTTTACTCAATGGCGAACCTTTACCTAATGAGCCTGGGCCAGAGCGCGGCATTGTGTTTCAAAAGTACTCAGTGTTTCCCCACTTAACGGCCGTACAAAACGTCATGCTAAGCGATGTATTTGCCCAAGCGCCAATTCTTGCGAGTCTATTTGGTAAAGCCAAGCAACAGGCCTACAGCCAAGCTATGGCAATGTTAGACAAGGTAGGTTTAACCGAGGCGGCGCATAAATACCCAACCGAGATGTCTGGTGGTATGCAGCAGCGCTTAGCCATTGCTCAAGCGTTGATGAAAAAGCCAAAGATATTGTTACTAGACGAACCCTTTGGTGCGCTTGATCCCGGCATTCGAAAAGACATGCACAAGCTAGTTCATCAGTTGTGGCAAGAGCACAAACTTACCATTTTTATGATTACCCACGATCTCTCCGAAGGTTTTAGCCTAGGCAATCGCCTATGGGTGTTTGATAAGCATCGTCATGATGCTCAACAACCCGAGCGCTTTGGCGCGCAAGTCACCTTCGATATTCCTATTAGCAAGGGCAGCGACGCTACTCGCTTTAGTGAAGAGATGAAACCGATTATTGATAAATCGGTGGCCTAA
- the uca gene encoding urea carboxylase, whose translation MFDKVLIANRGAIACRIIRTLNKMNIASVAIYSDADADSLHISQASEAYSLGEGSASQTYLNIDKIFAIAKQTGAQAIHPGYGFLSENQEFAERCEQQGLVFLGPTAEQMNAFGLKHRARELAEQAQVPLLPGSGLLEDQQQALSCAEELGYPVMLKSTAGGGGIGMQRCDSAEQLSQAFDSVKRLSENNFSNAGLFLEKFITQARHIEVQVFGNGKGEVLTLGERDCSAQRRNQKVIEETPAPNLSPAIRQQLQQTAQQLTQSVNYRSAGTVEFVFDQQSQAFYFLEVNTRLQVEHGVTEMVFGVDLVQWMVELGYAQLAKQAYPLADKAANLQASGHAIQVRLYAEDPNKDFQPNAGLLSHVAWPTGDDLVLPQNDSLRIDHWIESGVEVSPFFDPMLAKVQYHAADRDSAIAGLAKALQACQVYGIEHNLAYLKQLLTLPALEQGTLLTSSLNSFAYRPSTMDVLSAGTQTTIQDYPARKGYWDIGVPPSGPMDSQSFLLLNQLLGNQTDAAGLEITLQGPTLKFNQDSLVVVGGADIEIALDGQSRAMWQVFKVSAGQSLALGKVSEAGARAYLAVSGGIQCPEYLGSKATFTLGQFGGHAGRALRTGDVLQLPDASQLSTIDDFLLGRELQQKPQITQQWNIHVIYGPHGAPDFFTDQDIEQFFEATWKVHFNSSRTGVRLIGPKPEWARSDGGEAGLHPSNIHDNAYAVGSIDFTGDMPVILGPDGPSLGGFVCPATIIKADLWKMGQLKAGDEINFIPVSIEQAEQAEREQLQSISLGTAYNTNISAAPITTPIVKTLASELYGEKVVYRPAGEDYLLIEYGPQRLDIALRFRVHALMLNLQEQNIAGIEELTPGIRSLQVHYNNLELPLERLLAILEQAEASLGDIDQLSVPARVVHLPLSWDDEATRLAIQKYNDVVRKDAPWCPDNIEFIRRINGLDTVEQVKDIVFNANYLVMGLGDVYLGAPVATPIDPRHRLVTTKYNPARTWTPENAVGIGGAYLCVYGMEGPGGYQFVGRTLQMWNRYRSTQEFTKPWLLRFFDQIKFYPVSADELKQIRKDFPRGDYPLKIEQTEFSLKGYQALLDEQQESIQAFKLNQQQAFEAERQRWEESGQAHFSAETANEQTADEDALGDSELAIESHVAGNLWQVMVEPGQSVKSGQVVAVLEAMKMELEVTAPSSGVIKQLSQAQGSQVHAGQRLMVMETE comes from the coding sequence ATGTTCGATAAAGTATTGATAGCCAACCGTGGCGCGATAGCTTGCCGGATCATTCGAACCCTTAACAAAATGAACATTGCCAGCGTGGCTATTTACAGCGACGCCGACGCAGACAGCCTTCATATTAGCCAAGCCAGCGAAGCCTATAGCTTGGGCGAAGGTTCAGCTAGCCAAACCTATCTAAACATTGACAAGATTTTTGCCATTGCCAAACAAACTGGAGCACAAGCCATTCATCCTGGCTATGGCTTTTTAAGTGAAAACCAAGAATTTGCCGAACGTTGTGAACAACAAGGTTTGGTGTTTTTAGGGCCTACCGCAGAGCAAATGAATGCCTTTGGCCTTAAACATCGTGCTCGTGAATTAGCCGAGCAAGCGCAAGTACCTTTATTACCGGGCAGCGGACTTTTAGAAGACCAACAACAAGCATTAAGCTGCGCCGAAGAACTGGGTTACCCAGTTATGCTAAAAAGCACCGCAGGTGGTGGTGGCATTGGTATGCAACGCTGCGACTCCGCAGAGCAGTTAAGCCAAGCCTTTGATAGCGTAAAACGCCTTAGCGAAAACAATTTTAGCAATGCAGGTTTATTCCTCGAGAAGTTTATTACCCAAGCGCGACACATCGAAGTACAAGTATTTGGTAACGGCAAGGGAGAAGTGCTTACGCTAGGCGAGCGCGACTGTTCTGCTCAGCGCCGCAATCAAAAAGTGATTGAAGAAACGCCGGCACCAAACTTAAGCCCGGCCATTCGCCAGCAATTACAACAAACCGCGCAGCAGCTTACTCAAAGCGTAAATTACCGCAGCGCTGGTACCGTAGAGTTTGTATTTGACCAGCAAAGCCAAGCTTTTTACTTTTTAGAAGTAAATACCCGTTTGCAGGTTGAACACGGCGTTACCGAGATGGTGTTTGGCGTAGATTTAGTGCAATGGATGGTAGAGCTAGGTTACGCTCAACTAGCTAAACAAGCTTATCCATTGGCAGATAAAGCGGCCAATTTACAAGCCTCTGGCCATGCTATTCAAGTTCGTTTATATGCCGAAGATCCTAATAAAGATTTCCAACCAAACGCCGGTCTGCTCAGCCATGTAGCTTGGCCTACAGGCGATGATTTAGTACTGCCACAAAACGACAGTTTACGTATCGACCATTGGATAGAAAGTGGGGTAGAAGTTTCTCCCTTTTTCGACCCCATGTTAGCTAAAGTGCAATACCATGCAGCCGACCGTGATTCGGCCATCGCCGGCTTAGCCAAGGCGCTACAGGCTTGCCAAGTGTATGGTATTGAGCACAACCTAGCCTACCTCAAGCAGTTGCTAACGCTACCCGCTTTAGAGCAAGGCACTTTACTTACTTCAAGCCTTAATAGCTTTGCTTATCGCCCTAGCACTATGGATGTGCTTAGTGCGGGTACCCAAACCACTATTCAAGATTACCCAGCGCGAAAAGGCTACTGGGACATTGGCGTGCCACCTTCAGGGCCAATGGATTCACAAAGCTTTTTGTTGCTTAATCAACTGCTGGGCAACCAAACAGATGCAGCGGGTTTAGAGATAACCCTGCAAGGGCCAACGCTTAAGTTTAATCAAGACAGCTTAGTAGTTGTTGGCGGCGCAGATATCGAGATTGCCTTAGATGGCCAAAGCCGTGCGATGTGGCAGGTATTTAAAGTAAGCGCTGGTCAAAGCTTGGCATTAGGTAAAGTTAGTGAGGCCGGTGCTCGCGCTTATTTAGCGGTAAGTGGCGGCATTCAATGTCCTGAGTATTTGGGCAGTAAAGCTACTTTCACGCTAGGTCAGTTTGGCGGTCACGCAGGGCGAGCACTAAGAACCGGCGATGTATTACAACTGCCAGACGCTAGCCAATTAAGCACCATTGATGATTTCTTACTAGGCCGAGAGCTGCAGCAAAAGCCGCAGATTACTCAACAGTGGAATATTCACGTAATTTACGGCCCACATGGTGCGCCAGACTTTTTCACCGACCAAGACATCGAACAGTTTTTTGAAGCTACGTGGAAAGTGCATTTTAACTCTAGCCGAACTGGCGTGCGCCTAATTGGACCAAAGCCAGAATGGGCGCGCAGTGATGGCGGCGAAGCGGGCTTACATCCATCCAATATTCACGACAACGCCTACGCCGTAGGTAGCATCGATTTTACTGGAGACATGCCAGTGATCCTTGGTCCTGATGGCCCTAGTTTAGGTGGCTTTGTTTGTCCCGCAACCATTATTAAAGCCGACTTATGGAAGATGGGGCAGCTTAAAGCGGGCGATGAAATAAATTTTATTCCAGTAAGTATTGAGCAAGCAGAACAAGCCGAGCGCGAGCAGCTGCAAAGTATCTCTTTGGGTACCGCTTACAATACCAACATTAGCGCTGCGCCTATCACAACGCCGATTGTTAAAACTCTAGCCAGTGAGCTTTATGGTGAAAAGGTAGTGTATCGCCCAGCTGGCGAAGACTATTTGCTCATAGAATATGGTCCGCAGCGTTTAGACATTGCCCTGCGTTTTAGAGTGCACGCTTTAATGCTGAACCTGCAGGAACAAAACATTGCAGGCATTGAAGAGCTTACTCCCGGTATTCGCTCATTACAGGTTCACTACAACAACTTGGAGCTGCCGCTAGAGCGCTTGTTAGCAATACTCGAGCAAGCAGAAGCAAGCTTGGGTGATATCGACCAACTTAGTGTGCCAGCGCGAGTAGTTCATCTGCCGCTATCTTGGGACGACGAAGCCACTCGTTTAGCGATTCAAAAGTATAACGACGTAGTACGTAAAGACGCGCCATGGTGCCCTGATAACATCGAGTTTATCCGCCGAATTAATGGTCTAGACACCGTTGAGCAAGTGAAGGACATTGTGTTTAACGCCAACTACTTGGTAATGGGCTTAGGTGATGTTTACTTAGGCGCACCGGTAGCTACACCTATCGATCCTCGCCACCGCTTAGTGACCACTAAATACAACCCCGCTCGTACTTGGACTCCAGAAAATGCAGTGGGTATTGGCGGCGCCTATTTATGTGTTTACGGCATGGAAGGACCGGGTGGTTACCAGTTTGTTGGCCGCACCCTGCAAATGTGGAATCGCTATCGCAGCACTCAAGAGTTCACTAAACCGTGGTTACTGCGCTTTTTTGATCAAATTAAGTTTTATCCAGTAAGTGCAGATGAACTCAAACAAATCCGCAAAGATTTTCCACGCGGCGATTACCCATTAAAAATTGAACAAACCGAATTCAGCCTAAAGGGTTATCAAGCGCTGTTAGATGAGCAACAAGAGAGCATTCAAGCCTTTAAGCTAAATCAGCAACAAGCCTTTGAAGCAGAGCGCCAGCGCTGGGAAGAAAGCGGCCAAGCACATTTTTCTGCCGAAACTGCCAACGAACAAACCGCTGACGAAGACGCCTTAGGCGATTCAGAGCTAGCTATCGAAAGCCATGTGGCGGGCAACCTTTGGCAAGTAATGGTTGAGCCCGGCCAAAGCGTTAAGTCTGGTCAGGTTGTAGCAGTGTTAGAAGCGATGAAAATGGAATTAGAAGTAACCGCGCCTTCAAGCGGTGTGATTAAACAGCTTAGCCAAGCTCAGGGTTCACAAGTACATGCAGGCCAGCGCTTAATGGTTATGGAGACCGAATAA
- a CDS encoding ABC transporter permease, producing the protein MTRIINKKPSRFVRLMLGLLPFLLLIALYMAASQARLADNPNDKLLPAMSSFVEAINRMAFEPSKRSGEYLMLADTVASLTRLAFGVGISALVALMVGVANGMVPFVRAPLSPLVTAISLIPPMAILPILFIVFGLGELSKVMLIIIGICPIMIRDLQLRTDVLPNEQILKAQTLGASSWQTIIAVVIPQILPKLIEAVRLTLGSAWLFLIAAEAIAATEGLGYRIFLIRRYLAMDVILPYVLWISVLAFVMDWLLRKLSVHAFSWYHKTQGDA; encoded by the coding sequence ATGACTCGCATAATTAATAAAAAACCTAGCCGCTTTGTGCGGCTAATGTTGGGCTTACTACCGTTCTTGCTGTTAATTGCTTTATACATGGCGGCATCGCAGGCGCGTTTGGCTGATAATCCAAACGACAAGTTGTTGCCTGCAATGTCGAGTTTTGTGGAAGCAATTAACCGCATGGCCTTTGAGCCTAGCAAACGTAGTGGCGAATACTTAATGCTGGCAGATACAGTAGCCAGCTTAACTCGCTTAGCGTTTGGGGTAGGGATCAGTGCTTTAGTGGCTTTAATGGTGGGTGTTGCCAATGGCATGGTGCCATTTGTACGCGCTCCTTTATCACCGCTGGTTACTGCCATCTCGCTGATTCCACCGATGGCGATTTTGCCAATTCTTTTCATTGTGTTTGGTTTGGGAGAGCTGTCGAAAGTGATGTTGATCATTATTGGAATCTGTCCAATTATGATTAGAGATCTGCAGCTTCGCACCGATGTTCTGCCTAATGAACAGATCTTAAAAGCGCAAACCTTGGGAGCCTCCAGTTGGCAAACCATTATTGCCGTGGTTATTCCGCAAATCCTGCCAAAGCTAATCGAAGCAGTTCGCTTAACCTTGGGTAGCGCTTGGCTATTTTTGATTGCAGCCGAAGCGATTGCTGCCACAGAAGGTTTAGGTTATCGCATCTTCCTAATTCGCCGTTATTTAGCGATGGACGTAATTTTGCCTTACGTGCTATGGATTAGTGTATTGGCCTTTGTAATGGATTGGTTGCTACGCAAGTTGTCGGTGCATGCTTTTTCTTGGTATCACAAAACACAAGGAGACGCATAA